TTTGGATAATCCCAGCTCGCTTCGAGTTTCGACGTTGAAGAGACCTGTTCCCGGATAGATAATCCTGTTCTGATacataattattttaattagagcCAGTGATTAGATAGgaaaaatttctctcttttaaAATCTTTGTTTGCGCTCTAGATTTTGAAGCACGAATGGCCAAGGAATTGGCCAACGTTCATTAGCGACATAGTTGGTGCTAGTAAGACGAGCGAGATGCTGTGTCAGAACAACATGGTCATACTGAAACTACTCAGGTACGCGAACAATCTCTCCGCTCCGCAATCCTTCATACGTTCTTCTAGCGAAGAAGTGTTTGATTTTTCTACTGGTCAGATGACCCAGCTCAAAGCAAAGCATCTCAGAGATAGGTAGAACGGCTTACTGATCCTCAGCAAATTGCTGCATGCCTTTcccccctttttttttctagcatGTGTAGTGAATTTTCGGAGGTGTTTGAACTATGCTTTTTTGTAATggtaagagaaagagaaagagacgacggGTGACAGTGCGCGTGAACTCGTTCGTTATTTCGCGCAGGAGAACTCGCAGAGCGTCGAGTTGATTGCTTCCACGTTGGAGGTGAGCCAGCCGCTCCTTCTCGAAAGGGGGATGAACTCCCCATTGTCCTGTCTAGACGTTACTGAAATTTTTGAACTGGATTCCACTGGGATACATCTTCGAGACCAAGCTCGTGTCAACTCTAATCTACAAGGTGAACGGGAGTTGCGGTCGctccgtttttttttacgGGGGtgcgtttctttgcagttTCTTGACGTTCCCGTTTTCAGAAACGTGACTCTCAGCTGTCTAACAGAAATTGGTAATTTTCAACTCAAATGGACGAGGTTCTTGTATAATTTTTCGATGTTTTTCTAGCTGGAATCGAGGCGTCGCAGTACAGCGAACAATTTGTGCTTCTATTTAGTCTCACCATGGCTCAACTGAAGCAGGTTTTGCTGCGACTTAGTACCCCACCAGTCAATCATTCAGCTATTCATTGTGTACTGCAGATTCTTCCTCTATCAGCAAGCCTGAGAGAGGCGTACAAAGAtggacgcgacgacgagcagacGTTCATTCAGAATCTCAGCCTATTCCTTTGCACAATCATGAGAAATCATTGGAAgcttttggaagaaaaggcaattggaagagagagagagagagctcGCCCCCTTTTAACTGGATGACTTATTCTAGGCTGAGCAACATCAAACCATACTGGAAGCTCTTCATTATCTCGTTCTCATATCCGAAGTGGACGAGACGGAGATATTTAAGATTTGCCTGGAATTTTGGAACATTCTCGCTGCCGATCTGTATCGGGAGAATCCGTTTAACAGTCCCCTGTCGACGGGAAGTCCGGGAACGATGCGACGTCAACTTTACATGCCAGTCCTGTCAAAGGTTTCAGCTGAATTTAGGTGCAATAATTAGCTCAAACTTGGTTGCGGGGATCAGGTTCGATTGGTCATGGTGTCCCGCATGGCAAAACCGGAAGAGGTGTTGATCGTGGAGAACGATCAAGGCGAAGTGGTGAGGGAGTTCATGAAGGACACGGATGCCATCAATATGTACAAGAGCATGCGAGAAACGTTGGGTGAGTCAAGGAGAGATCCGACGTTGTTTATTTTTCCCCTCTTTTGAAACGCTTCTTTGTCTCTCAGTCTATCTGACGCATTTGGATTATGCTGACACGGTGAAAATTCTAAAGACGAAATTGGAGAATCACCTCAACGGAATAGAGAGAAGCTGGAAACATTTAAATACGGTGAGTAAAAAGATGCCTCGTTTAATTAGCGAATTAacctttgattttgatttagCTTTGCTGGGCGATTGGCTCGATCAGCGGAGCAATGCacgaggaagacgagaaaaacttTCTTGTCATTGTTATCAAGGTAAGCAAATATTTGCCCAATCGGTTGACTTGACTCATTTTTTTGACGATAGGACTTGCTCACGTTGTGTGATCGTCAGCAGGGAAAGGATAACAAGGCCATTGTTGCGTCGAATATTATGTACATTGTTGGGCAGTATCCGCGTTTCTTGAGAGCTCATtggaaatttttgaaaacggTTGTCAACAAATTGTTTGAATTTATGCACGGTAAAAAAGGATCGAATTTTTATCAGAATTTTTGTTTACCCCTTTATGTATGTAGAGTCTCACGAAGGAGTTCAAGACATGTCCTGTGACACGTTTCTTAAGATTGCGcagaaaagtcgtcgacaCTTTGTTATTGTAagttcctaaataataatcaGCGTTCTCATCAGTGAAATGTATTGCGTAGCTTCAATTGGGCGAGGTTGTTCCCTTCATCGAGACCATTCTCAACAACGTCAGCCAGATTATATGTGATCTGGAGCCTCAGCACGTAAGGCAAAATAAGGCTAGCATGAATCCCGAGACACTCACGCTTTGTTTTCCGAAGGTTCACGCGTTCTACGAAGCAGTTGGATACATGATTAGCGCACAAACTGTAAgttaaaaaaaatatttgaacCGTCTGCGTACGTTCacgcgcattttttctgttgaaggacGGAATGGCAAGAGAGCGGCTGATCGAGAAGTACATGTTTCTTCCCAATCAGGTCTGGGATGGGATCATCAGTCTAGCCACAAAGGTGAGCGCGGAATAGCGGCTTCTTAGGAGACGTTCCGCTTACCAATTAATTTTgcagaacgtcgacgtcttgaaAGATCCGGAGACGATTCGCCAATTGAGCAATATTCTCAAAACGAATGTTCGCGGTGCAAAGGCAATTGGGCATCCGTTTGTCGTTCAGCTCGGTCGAATCTACCTGGACATGTTGAACATCTACAAAGTGTTGAGCGAGAACATTTCGGCGGCCGTCTTGCTAAACGGTAACGTCGTGCTGAGCCAGCCGCTCGTCCGAGGCATGAGGGGAGTCAAGAAGGAGGCGCTGCGGCTGATAACGACGTGGGTTGAAAAAGCGACTGACGCCCGAATGGTAAGACTCCGTCAGCGTGTGCAAAAAAGGCTAGGGGCTCTTGTATAGCGGTTTTTTTGTTCTATAGATTAGAGAAAATTTTGTTCCACCTTTGCTGGAAGCCGTTCTCTTGAACTACAAGAAGGACGTTCCGGCTGCGAGAGAACCAGAAGTCCTCAGCACCATGGCGATGATCATCAGTAAAATAGAGGTGAGAACGTTTCCAAGTAAGTTAGCAGGGATCATTCCagtcgttgtttttttttcaggacaGTGCGTCCGACGAAATACCTCAGATctttgacgccgtctttgaGTGCACACTCGACATGATCAACAAGGACTTCTCCGAGTTTCCTGACCATCGGACGAATTTCTTTGAGATGCTCAAAGCCGTGACGTCGAACTGTTTCTCCGCTTTTCTGCTCCTGCCGCCGCAACAGTTCAAATTGATCATGGACGCCGTGGTGTGGGCGTTCAAGCACACAATGAGAAACGTGGCCGATACAGGTGGGAAGGATAGAAGAGTGAGGAGCACGTGCTTGGATCaagtcttcttttttaggcCTTCAGATCTTGCACATGATGCTGTTGCACGTCGAGACCATGGGTGAAGTGGCTCAGAGCTTCTATCAGGCCTACTACATGTCAACAATTCAACACGTTCTGTCTGTTGTCACGGACACTTCGCATACAGCCGGTACGGGAGAGCAAATGAACGAAGATTCTTTGGGCAAATTGATTTGTAGGATTGAGCATGCACGCGACGATTTTGTGTCACATGTTTCAGCTCGTCGAGAACAACAAGATCACCGGGTTGTTGTTTGACGCCAACCAAGTGCCCAATCCGTCAATGACCAATCAGGTGAGAAGAGAGAAGGTTTTTTGTCTGTCTACGGCTAATGATGTTTCTCAGATGTTTGTTCACGAGTTTGTTCAGCAGCTGCTTAAAAAAGCCTTTCCTCACTTGCAAGAGTAAATTTGTTTTGTCTTTACCTGATTCGATGAAGGAGTagcttcgttttttctccccTCTCAGCGTTCAGGTTCAAGTCTTTGTTCAAggacttttctctctcaacACGAACATACCGGCATTCAAGGAGCATTTGAGAGACTTTCTTGTACAAATCAAGGTCCTTCAGATAACGCGAttcctttgcttcttctttctgtaACGTTATCTCTTTGACACCCACAGGAGGTTTCCGGTGAAGACACAACTGACTTGTTTCTGGAAGAGCGCGAGCATCAGCTAAAGGAAGCATCGGACAGAAAGCGGCAGCTGCAAATGGCCGTACCGGGCATGATTAACCCGCACGACTTACCCGATGAGATGCACTAGACACGTCAGAATAGAATAGAAATAGGATAATAATCTTGCCTCTTTATATTTGCTGATTTGCTGAGCTCTGGGAGCCGAGTCTAAATTGCTGTACGGTGTTTGTATCATGATCCTTTCTTTATTTGACTCATTATTTTTCTTGCAAGCGAATTCTAACCTTAGACTGCTGCTTGTAGTGCGTTGAGCAATGACGAATAAAAAACCAGTGATCGATCTAGTACGCCCCGCCTACGCATAAAACCAGTGTTACCAGTCTGGTGTGACGAGTTCGTTTCGATATCAACGAGCGGTGGCCGAACATGTGGTTCGAAGCAGGAATTtgtatcgtcgtcgccgttctcgacATAGCGCTTATATTTTTTATGGTCTGGAACGTAAGAAAAATCgctctcgcgcgcgcgcgattcGCTGGCGCCAACGACCCGCGTTGTCGCAGATCATCTGCTTCGACGAACTCAAGACGGACTTTCGAAATCCCGTCGATCTGTGCAATTCGCTGAATCCGGTACGAAAGGGCTGCATCTgcgccgacggcgacagcTGCACGGGCGCTCGTTGGACGTCTTTTTAGCTCGTTCTTCCCGAATACCTCATCCACGTGATTCTGTCCATCCTGCTCGTCGCCGGAGGCTATTGGCTCACCTTCGTTCTCAACGTGCCGCTTGTCTGCTATCATGCACACCGGTATGTGTGTGTCTCTTTGGAAATTGTTGATTCGTTGgtgaataattaatttaattaaaaatagtTATTGTTACGGAATTCTAGGGCCAAATTAACCAATCCCAAGGCACGATGTCGTGGCCTCTGGGTTATGGCATTTGGCCTATAACATTCTTTCCTTTATATAATGTGGCTAGCCTTCTTGATGTATACCTATGTCTTGTGAGGGTTTCCTCAGTGGAATATATTGCATTGTTTCAGATACTTGCGTCGACCCAGAATGAGTGTTCGCGGTCTATACGATCCAACAGAAGTGATGAACATGAgtgaaatgaagaagaatcaGTTTGAAGGATGGATAAAGCTCGTCGCCTATCTtatctgcttcttcttctatttaTTCAAGTAAGTTTGACTGTACAGTAGTAGTGGGAATGAAAATTGAGCCACCGTACATTGTCCAATAGTGTCCTCTACGTCTTTTTATCTGCTGATTGATCATGACTGCAAAGGGCATAGTAACCAAATAGTAAGACATCAAGCAACGCCTGTTTTGAAATCATGCCTTTTAAGACGTTGCTATACGTACGTCTATTGTGTAGCAATGTAACAAAAAGATTGAACGGTCTTGCCGTAACAACAACACATAAAGCAGCGAGCACTACAGTCTCATTTTGCAAGAAGCCTGTCCTTCAACCACGCGTTGgtcatttcttctttctctcgcaaTTCGAAGTCTTTCGTGAACTTTCCCTCATTGATGACATTCAACTTCGATCCGGCGTACATCATCATTGTTTCCGGTTTGCAtccttttgaagaaagaaagaaagagagagacagcgttagttaattaattaattaattaatgaaaggTCCTTTTCCTTAACTCACCCTCTGGACTGACAAATATGAAGCAGAGAGGATACGAAATTCGGCCATCGCCGTGATTTAGTTCACAACTATATGCAACGTATCTCGGTTGGCGTTCGGGTAGCTCTTCGGCGACTTCCTCAAGAGTCATGtcctaaaggaaaaaaatcgttcatTTTTATCGCGTAATCTTCTCGTTACTTCGTGTTCTTCGTCTATTTTGACGATCAGGTTTTTCGGATCGATTTTCACTATTAGCAATAAAGAAGTGTGGAGAAAATGCGAGAGGGAGGAGAGTTTACTAATGATTGCGGCGTTGTTCTTTGCTTTGCGAAATCGAaatttcttcagcttctctTTCAGTTCAGGATCCATGTCGCATACTTTGGGAGCGGCCTACAACAAAGTCCGTACAGATAGGCGCTGAAGA
This sequence is a window from Oscarella lobularis chromosome 7, ooOscLobu1.1, whole genome shotgun sequence. Protein-coding genes within it:
- the LOC136188784 gene encoding glia maturation factor gamma-like, yielding MAAPKVCDMDPELKEKLKKFRFRKAKNNAAIIMKIDPKNLIVKIDEEHEDMTLEEVAEELPERQPRYVAYSCELNHGDGRISYPLCFIFVSPEGCKPETMMMYAGSKLNVINEGKFTKDFELREKEEMTNAWLKDRLLAK
- the LOC136188783 gene encoding protein cornichon homolog 1-like, with the translated sequence MWFEAGICIVVAVLDIALIFFMVWNIICFDELKTDFRNPVDLCNSLNPLVLPEYLIHVILSILLVAGGYWLTFVLNVPLVCYHAHRYLRRPRMSVRGLYDPTEVMNMSEMKKNQFEGWIKLVAYLICFFFYLFNVLYVFLSAD
- the LOC136188771 gene encoding exportin-1-like, translated to MAAVVIDNLLDFSQKLDIALLDRVVSSLYSGAKQEQQEAQRVLTELKQHPEAWTRVDTILEFSGSMETKYYGLQILEAVIRQRWKILPREQCEGIKKYIVGLIIKSSSNGELMQRQKVYLSKLNMILVEILKHEWPRNWPTFISDIVGASKTSEMLCQNNMVILKLLSEEVFDFSTGQMTQLKAKHLRDSMCSEFSEVFELCFFVMENSQSVELIASTLETLLKFLNWIPLGYIFETKLVSTLIYKFLDVPVFRNVTLSCLTEIAGIEASQYSEQFVLLFSLTMAQLKQILPLSASLREAYKDGRDDEQTFIQNLSLFLCTIMRNHWKLLEEKAEQHQTILEALHYLVLISEVDETEIFKICLEFWNILAADLYRENPFNSPLSTGSPGTMRRQLYMPVLSKVRLVMVSRMAKPEEVLIVENDQGEVVREFMKDTDAINMYKSMRETLVYLTHLDYADTVKILKTKLENHLNGIERSWKHLNTLCWAIGSISGAMHEEDEKNFLVIVIKDLLTLCDRQQGKDNKAIVASNIMYIVGQYPRFLRAHWKFLKTVVNKLFEFMHESHEGVQDMSCDTFLKIAQKSRRHFVILQLGEVVPFIETILNNVSQIICDLEPQHVHAFYEAVGYMISAQTDGMARERLIEKYMFLPNQVWDGIISLATKNVDVLKDPETIRQLSNILKTNVRGAKAIGHPFVVQLGRIYLDMLNIYKVLSENISAAVLLNGNVVLSQPLVRGMRGVKKEALRLITTWVEKATDARMIRENFVPPLLEAVLLNYKKDVPAAREPEVLSTMAMIISKIEDSASDEIPQIFDAVFECTLDMINKDFSEFPDHRTNFFEMLKAVTSNCFSAFLLLPPQQFKLIMDAVVWAFKHTMRNVADTGLQILHMMLLHVETMGEVAQSFYQAYYMSTIQHVLSVVTDTSHTAGLSMHATILCHMFQLVENNKITGLLFDANQVPNPSMTNQMFVHEFVQQLLKKAFPHLQDVQVQVFVQGLFSLNTNIPAFKEHLRDFLVQIKEVSGEDTTDLFLEEREHQLKEASDRKRQLQMAVPGMINPHDLPDEMH